Proteins encoded within one genomic window of Pseudorasbora parva isolate DD20220531a chromosome 3, ASM2467924v1, whole genome shotgun sequence:
- the zgc:163098 gene encoding U2 snRNP-associated SURP motif-containing protein isoform X1, producing the protein MADKKGKSVGVKRTLTKREQEEMKKKEEEKAAEVFEEFLASFDTNDKSGVKTFVRGGIVNATKEEEAAEVKKSKLYRPASKFNSPPQNASPVQPTEVKKAAVKKKTEEKKKSNLELFKEELKQIQEEREERYKRKKGDSGGVYPDLDLPLTRRSSKYDKRTPCFFLETHWKPKTFLCIMFAVFDDDPAVPNTTNLYIGCINPKMTEEMLCKEFGKYGPLASVKIMWPRTDEERTRVTNRGFVAFMTRKDAERALAALDGKTVMGFEMKLGWGKAVRIPPQPLYTPIGVLKTTAPPPPSGLPFNAQPRDRFRNDFTKPRSRSQEDFYKTLSEAVVTVVIPPERNLLGLIHRMIEFVVREGPMFEAIIMSREKNNPDFRFLFDNKSQEHVYYRWKLYSILQGENPNKWRTSPFRMFRGGSLWKPPLLNPYLHGDEEIEEISFPSQEEEPKKGQLKTEHRERLEALLRGLTPRRDEIGDAMLFCLERAEAAEEVVSCITESLAIAHTPLQKKIARLYLISDILYNSCAKVANASYYRKFFETKLPQIFGDISEAYRNIQARLQAEQFKQRIMGCFRAWEDWAVYPDSFLIQLQNIFLGLIKPGEEVIEKAEPESPDLDGAPLDGVPLDRVELDGTPLDDLDGSPMTWDPTSIDGVPVDDIDGVPLGNSIDDIDGVPFDDGSDKTLPTVALSKWEKVDSESSAKNDSDTEINSSGLKENNGDSDVSSDEADSPSRYEGAEFKSSLKNFELSESKRTRLRELEVKVMNFQDELESGKRQKKSSLTLQQQVQHYRNRLLQKEFDKDDQEKKDKYSQKQKDRSKKDERRDKGEDRSKTRDKEKSRKSEDRERSRGRSRDKEERRERTKSRSPRKSKRSRSPSPQHKSWRSSSRSPHRSHKKTKKSKH; encoded by the exons ATGGCAGACAAAAAAGGGAAATCTGTGGGGGTGAAGAGGACACTAACGAAAAGAGAACAAGAGGAAATGAAGAAAAAG GAGGAGGAGAAAGCTGCTGAAGTCTTTGAGGAATTTTTAGCTTCTTTTGACACTAATGACAAAAGTGGAGTGAAGACATTTGTACGAGGAGGCATTGTAAATGCAACTAAAG AGGAAGAAGCCGCAGAGGTGAAGAAGAGCAAACTCTACAGACCCGCCTCTAAATTCAATTCTCCACCTCAGAATGCCTCACCTGTTCAACCTACAGAAGTTAAAAAAGCT GCAGTTAAAAAGAAAACagaggagaagaagaagagtAATCTGGAGCTTTTTAAAGAGGAATTAAAACA AATACAGGAGGAAAGAGAGGAGCGatacaaaagaaagaaaggggACTCTGGAGGCGTATACCCAGATCTAGATTTACCTCTGACACGAAGATCAAGTAAGTATGACAAACGTACACCATGTTTCTTTTTAGAAACTCATTGGAAGCCTAAAACCTTTTTATGTATTATGTTTGCAGTATTTGATGATGATCCTGCAGTGCCAAACACAACAAACCTTTACATCGGCTGCATCAACCCCAAG ATGACAGAGGAGATGCTCTGTAAGGAGTTTGGAAAATACGGCCCTCTGGCCAGTGTAAAGATCATGTGGCCTCGCACTGATGAGGAGAGAACAAGAGTCACCAACCGCGGTTTTGTTGCGTTCATGACACGGAAAGATGCAGAGCGTGCTCTGGCTGCGCTGGACG GTAAAACAGTAATGGGTTTTGAAATGAAACTGGGTTGGGGGAAGGCAGTACGTATTCCCCCACAACCTCTTTACACCCCAATCGGGGTGCTGAAGACCACTGCCCCCCCTCCACCCTCTGGACTGCCATTCAACGCCCAACCCAGAGACCGCTTCAGAAATGACTTCACCAAACCACGAAGTCGCTCACAGGAAGACTTTTACAAG ACTCTGTCCGAGGCCGTAGTGACAGTGGTAATCCCCCCAGAAAG GAACCTCCTGGGCTTAATACACAGAATGATTGAGTTTGTGGTAAGAGAGGGTCCCATGTTTGAAGCCATCATCATGAGCCGGGAAAAGAACAACCCAGACTTCAG GTTTTTGTTTGATAATAAGAGTCAGGAGCATGTGTACTACAGATGGAAGCTCTACTCCATTCTACAG GGAGAAAACCCAAATAAATGGAGGACGTCCCCTTTCAGAATGTTTAGGGGCGGCTCTCTTTGGAAGCCCCCTCTACTTAACCCATATCTCCATGGCGATGAGGAAATAGAAGAGATCTCTTTCCCTTCACAAGAGGAAGAGCCAAAGAAAGGGCAACTGAAGACAGA GCACAGAGAGCGATTGGAAGCCTTGCTGAGAGGGCTGACTCCTCGCAGAGATGAAATCGGTGATGCAATGCTGTTCTGCCTAGAGAGAGCAGAGGCTGCTGAGGAGGTCGTCTCCTGCATCACTGAATCTCTGGCTATAGCGCACACACCACTGCAGAAGAAG ATTGCCAGACTTTACCTGATATCTGACATCCTTTACAACTCCTGTGCCAAAGTGGCTAATGCATCATATTACCGCAAATT TTTTGAGACAAAGCTGCCTCAGATATTTGGAGACATCAGTGAAGCATATCGGAACATCCAGGCTCGACTCCAGGCAGAGCAGTTTAAG CAAAGGATCATGGGATGTTTTCGTGCGTGGGAAGACTGGGCAGTTTATCCAGACTCCTTCCTGATCCAACTGCAGAATATATTCCTGGGACTCATTAAACCTGGAGAGGAAGTCATTGAGAAAGCAGAG CCTGAATCTCCTGATCTGGATGGAGCGCCGTTGGATGGTGTTCCTCTAGACAGAGTTGAACTTGATGGTACTCCCCTTGATGACCTTGATGGGTCACCTATGACCTGGGATCCAACCTCTATAGATGGAGTACCAGTTGATGACATTGACGGTGTTCCCCTAGGAAACTCAATAGACGATATTGATGGCGTGCCAT TTGATGACGGCTCAGACAAGACTTTACCTACTGTCGCACTGTCCAAATGGGAGAAGGTGGATTCAGAATCCTCAG CCAAGAATGACTCAGACACTGAGATTAATTCAAG TGGCCTAAAGGAGAACAATGGTGATTCTGATGTCAGCAGTGATGAAGCTGACAGCCCCAGCAGGTATGAGGGGGCAGAGTTTAAGAGTTCTCTGAAAAACTTTGAGCTGTCTGAAAGCAAAAGGACACGTCTCCGAGAACTGGAG GTGAAGGTGATGAATTTCCAGGATGAGTTGGAGTCGGGTAAGCGACAGAAGAAGTCCAGTTTGACTCTCCAACAGCAAGTTCAACACTACAGAAACAGACTGCTGCAGAAG GAGTTTGACAAGGACGACCAGGAAAAGAAAGACAAGTATTCACAGAAACAGAAAGACCGGTCCAAAAAAGATGAGCGGAGAGATAAAGGAGAAGACAGGAGTAAAACACGGGATAAAGAGAAAAGTAGAAAGAGTGAGGACAGAGAAAGGAGTAGAGGAAGGAGTCGAGACAAagaagagaggagagagag AACTAAATCTCGATCACCACGGAAGTCAAAGCGCTCTCGATCACCATCACCACAGCACAAATCCTGGAGGTCTTCGTCCCGATCACCACATCGCTCGCACAAAAAGACCAAGAAGAGCAAACACTGA
- the zgc:163098 gene encoding U2 snRNP-associated SURP motif-containing protein isoform X2: MADKKGKSVGVKRTLTKREQEEMKKKEEEKAAEVFEEFLASFDTNDKSGVKTFVRGGIVNATKEEEAAEVKKSKLYRPASKFNSPPQNASPVQPTEVKKAAVKKKTEEKKKSNLELFKEELKQIQEEREERYKRKKGDSGGVYPDLDLPLTRRSIFDDDPAVPNTTNLYIGCINPKMTEEMLCKEFGKYGPLASVKIMWPRTDEERTRVTNRGFVAFMTRKDAERALAALDGKTVMGFEMKLGWGKAVRIPPQPLYTPIGVLKTTAPPPPSGLPFNAQPRDRFRNDFTKPRSRSQEDFYKTLSEAVVTVVIPPERNLLGLIHRMIEFVVREGPMFEAIIMSREKNNPDFRFLFDNKSQEHVYYRWKLYSILQGENPNKWRTSPFRMFRGGSLWKPPLLNPYLHGDEEIEEISFPSQEEEPKKGQLKTEHRERLEALLRGLTPRRDEIGDAMLFCLERAEAAEEVVSCITESLAIAHTPLQKKIARLYLISDILYNSCAKVANASYYRKFFETKLPQIFGDISEAYRNIQARLQAEQFKQRIMGCFRAWEDWAVYPDSFLIQLQNIFLGLIKPGEEVIEKAEPESPDLDGAPLDGVPLDRVELDGTPLDDLDGSPMTWDPTSIDGVPVDDIDGVPLGNSIDDIDGVPFDDGSDKTLPTVALSKWEKVDSESSAKNDSDTEINSSGLKENNGDSDVSSDEADSPSRYEGAEFKSSLKNFELSESKRTRLRELEVKVMNFQDELESGKRQKKSSLTLQQQVQHYRNRLLQKEFDKDDQEKKDKYSQKQKDRSKKDERRDKGEDRSKTRDKEKSRKSEDRERSRGRSRDKEERRERTKSRSPRKSKRSRSPSPQHKSWRSSSRSPHRSHKKTKKSKH; the protein is encoded by the exons ATGGCAGACAAAAAAGGGAAATCTGTGGGGGTGAAGAGGACACTAACGAAAAGAGAACAAGAGGAAATGAAGAAAAAG GAGGAGGAGAAAGCTGCTGAAGTCTTTGAGGAATTTTTAGCTTCTTTTGACACTAATGACAAAAGTGGAGTGAAGACATTTGTACGAGGAGGCATTGTAAATGCAACTAAAG AGGAAGAAGCCGCAGAGGTGAAGAAGAGCAAACTCTACAGACCCGCCTCTAAATTCAATTCTCCACCTCAGAATGCCTCACCTGTTCAACCTACAGAAGTTAAAAAAGCT GCAGTTAAAAAGAAAACagaggagaagaagaagagtAATCTGGAGCTTTTTAAAGAGGAATTAAAACA AATACAGGAGGAAAGAGAGGAGCGatacaaaagaaagaaaggggACTCTGGAGGCGTATACCCAGATCTAGATTTACCTCTGACACGAAGATCAA TATTTGATGATGATCCTGCAGTGCCAAACACAACAAACCTTTACATCGGCTGCATCAACCCCAAG ATGACAGAGGAGATGCTCTGTAAGGAGTTTGGAAAATACGGCCCTCTGGCCAGTGTAAAGATCATGTGGCCTCGCACTGATGAGGAGAGAACAAGAGTCACCAACCGCGGTTTTGTTGCGTTCATGACACGGAAAGATGCAGAGCGTGCTCTGGCTGCGCTGGACG GTAAAACAGTAATGGGTTTTGAAATGAAACTGGGTTGGGGGAAGGCAGTACGTATTCCCCCACAACCTCTTTACACCCCAATCGGGGTGCTGAAGACCACTGCCCCCCCTCCACCCTCTGGACTGCCATTCAACGCCCAACCCAGAGACCGCTTCAGAAATGACTTCACCAAACCACGAAGTCGCTCACAGGAAGACTTTTACAAG ACTCTGTCCGAGGCCGTAGTGACAGTGGTAATCCCCCCAGAAAG GAACCTCCTGGGCTTAATACACAGAATGATTGAGTTTGTGGTAAGAGAGGGTCCCATGTTTGAAGCCATCATCATGAGCCGGGAAAAGAACAACCCAGACTTCAG GTTTTTGTTTGATAATAAGAGTCAGGAGCATGTGTACTACAGATGGAAGCTCTACTCCATTCTACAG GGAGAAAACCCAAATAAATGGAGGACGTCCCCTTTCAGAATGTTTAGGGGCGGCTCTCTTTGGAAGCCCCCTCTACTTAACCCATATCTCCATGGCGATGAGGAAATAGAAGAGATCTCTTTCCCTTCACAAGAGGAAGAGCCAAAGAAAGGGCAACTGAAGACAGA GCACAGAGAGCGATTGGAAGCCTTGCTGAGAGGGCTGACTCCTCGCAGAGATGAAATCGGTGATGCAATGCTGTTCTGCCTAGAGAGAGCAGAGGCTGCTGAGGAGGTCGTCTCCTGCATCACTGAATCTCTGGCTATAGCGCACACACCACTGCAGAAGAAG ATTGCCAGACTTTACCTGATATCTGACATCCTTTACAACTCCTGTGCCAAAGTGGCTAATGCATCATATTACCGCAAATT TTTTGAGACAAAGCTGCCTCAGATATTTGGAGACATCAGTGAAGCATATCGGAACATCCAGGCTCGACTCCAGGCAGAGCAGTTTAAG CAAAGGATCATGGGATGTTTTCGTGCGTGGGAAGACTGGGCAGTTTATCCAGACTCCTTCCTGATCCAACTGCAGAATATATTCCTGGGACTCATTAAACCTGGAGAGGAAGTCATTGAGAAAGCAGAG CCTGAATCTCCTGATCTGGATGGAGCGCCGTTGGATGGTGTTCCTCTAGACAGAGTTGAACTTGATGGTACTCCCCTTGATGACCTTGATGGGTCACCTATGACCTGGGATCCAACCTCTATAGATGGAGTACCAGTTGATGACATTGACGGTGTTCCCCTAGGAAACTCAATAGACGATATTGATGGCGTGCCAT TTGATGACGGCTCAGACAAGACTTTACCTACTGTCGCACTGTCCAAATGGGAGAAGGTGGATTCAGAATCCTCAG CCAAGAATGACTCAGACACTGAGATTAATTCAAG TGGCCTAAAGGAGAACAATGGTGATTCTGATGTCAGCAGTGATGAAGCTGACAGCCCCAGCAGGTATGAGGGGGCAGAGTTTAAGAGTTCTCTGAAAAACTTTGAGCTGTCTGAAAGCAAAAGGACACGTCTCCGAGAACTGGAG GTGAAGGTGATGAATTTCCAGGATGAGTTGGAGTCGGGTAAGCGACAGAAGAAGTCCAGTTTGACTCTCCAACAGCAAGTTCAACACTACAGAAACAGACTGCTGCAGAAG GAGTTTGACAAGGACGACCAGGAAAAGAAAGACAAGTATTCACAGAAACAGAAAGACCGGTCCAAAAAAGATGAGCGGAGAGATAAAGGAGAAGACAGGAGTAAAACACGGGATAAAGAGAAAAGTAGAAAGAGTGAGGACAGAGAAAGGAGTAGAGGAAGGAGTCGAGACAAagaagagaggagagagag AACTAAATCTCGATCACCACGGAAGTCAAAGCGCTCTCGATCACCATCACCACAGCACAAATCCTGGAGGTCTTCGTCCCGATCACCACATCGCTCGCACAAAAAGACCAAGAAGAGCAAACACTGA